The following proteins are encoded in a genomic region of Candidatus Palauibacter australiensis:
- a CDS encoding AAA family ATPase: MLRGPRRVGKSVEIKKTVRGLIERGEDPRCIIHIAADELEAADLRRVVDAADAITPASERRFWFFDEITAIPDGWPAAIKWLRDNDLRFGMDTVVLTGSSARDLTEAVKALAGRRGGAVDSDRVLLPMSFRSFLRASRVVEGNRDVPLPPHEEPISVAELSPEVLTESARELAPWLPHLVREWETYLAVGGFPQAVAAHAAVDPPTTESGHGEAVRALRESLLDVIRGEAFGQSAWSRAHTDAFMRRLAAGIGSPTNCSDIASDTGTSANTVRRRIDTLRESFVVWPCYREHRLAPALRAQEKTYFTDPIFSALSPRPRRRIDVSLLSEQQLGMTLVRAFLRRDAGGYPNFDAVLHHRTRSRKEIDFAGPGFGGLAIESKYVDGDRWKRAAPTLKASPWRGVVATRAALDMRDPDLSAVPTALLVWLLGG, translated from the coding sequence GTGCTCCGCGGGCCACGGCGCGTCGGCAAGTCGGTCGAGATCAAGAAGACGGTGCGAGGTCTCATCGAACGTGGCGAAGACCCCCGCTGCATCATCCACATCGCGGCCGACGAACTCGAGGCCGCCGACCTGCGAAGAGTCGTGGACGCTGCGGACGCGATCACTCCGGCGTCGGAACGGCGCTTCTGGTTCTTCGATGAGATCACCGCCATCCCCGACGGGTGGCCGGCGGCGATCAAGTGGTTGCGCGACAACGACCTTCGCTTCGGGATGGATACGGTGGTTCTCACGGGCTCCTCCGCCCGCGACCTCACGGAAGCAGTAAAGGCGCTGGCCGGTCGGCGCGGCGGGGCGGTGGACTCGGACCGCGTCCTCCTGCCTATGTCCTTCCGGAGCTTTCTGCGAGCGTCGCGTGTTGTGGAGGGGAATAGGGACGTCCCTCTTCCGCCCCATGAGGAACCCATCTCCGTGGCGGAGTTGTCGCCGGAGGTTCTGACTGAATCCGCGCGAGAGCTGGCGCCGTGGCTGCCGCATCTCGTGCGCGAATGGGAGACCTACCTCGCAGTGGGTGGGTTTCCGCAAGCCGTGGCGGCACACGCTGCGGTGGATCCCCCGACTACGGAGTCTGGCCACGGAGAGGCGGTGCGAGCTCTCAGGGAGAGCTTGCTCGACGTGATCCGGGGAGAGGCGTTCGGTCAGTCTGCATGGTCGCGTGCACATACAGACGCCTTCATGCGGCGTCTGGCGGCCGGAATCGGGTCACCGACCAACTGCAGCGACATCGCTTCCGACACCGGCACGTCGGCCAACACCGTGCGGCGCAGGATCGATACGCTGCGCGAGAGCTTCGTCGTGTGGCCCTGTTACCGGGAACACCGTCTGGCGCCAGCGCTCCGGGCGCAGGAAAAGACGTACTTCACCGACCCCATCTTCTCGGCGCTATCTCCGCGTCCCCGGCGGAGGATCGACGTGTCGCTTCTCTCGGAGCAACAACTGGGGATGACCTTGGTCCGCGCCTTCCTGCGTCGGGATGCCGGGGGGTACCCGAACTTCGATGCGGTCCTCCATCATCGGACGCGCAGCCGCAAGGAAATCGACTTTGCGGGGCCCGGCTTCGGAGGTCTCGCGATCGAGTCGAAGTATGTGGACGGAGACCGGTGGAAGCGGGCGGCACCCACGCTGAAAGCGTCTCCGTGGCGCGGCGTCGTCGCCACGAGGGCGGCGCTGGACATGCGCGATCCGGATCTGTCCGCGGTTCCCACGGCGCTGCTCGTATGGCTGCTGGGAGGGTGA